One genomic region from Doryrhamphus excisus isolate RoL2022-K1 chromosome 14, RoL_Dexc_1.0, whole genome shotgun sequence encodes:
- the sdc2 gene encoding syndecan-2: protein MRNVCFILTLGLAVYLSGERIVEAAKPSSQADDLYLDDTGSGGYYPEDDDDFNSGSGSGGGEEVAEETVTVSMVYIAPKAAEPTKDSTKDFTPRVDTATVREKARDVTPKKPFRTEAPVTVTEEMQRNQMTSTTSAPGSPQEPIEVRTENLFQRTEVLAAVIAGGVIGFLFAIFLILLLVYRMRKKDEGSYDLGERKPSGAAYQKAPTKEFYA, encoded by the exons ATAGTAGAGGCAGCAAAACCCTCCTCCCAGGCTGACGACTTGTACCTGGATGACACAGGCTCAGGAGGTTACTACCCCGAAGATGACGATGACTTTAACTCAGGGTCTGGCTCAG GTGGAGGGGAAGAGGTCGCTGAGGAAACTGTGACTGTCAGTATGGTTTACATCGCACCCAAAGCAGCAGAACCCACCAAGGACTCCACCAAAGATTTCACACCCAGAGTGGACACAGCTACGGTCAGAGAAAAGGCCAGAGACGTCACACCGAAGAAACCATTCAGAACAGAG GCTCCAGTGACGGTTACAGAGGAGATGCAAAGGAACCAGATGACCAGTACAACTAGTGCCCCCGGCTCGCCCCAGGAGCCCATCGAGGTCCGCACTGAAAACCTCTTCCAAAGGACGGAGGTGTTGGCAG CCGTTATAGCTGGCGGCGTGATTGGATTCTTGTTCGCCATCTTCCTCATCCTGCTCTTGGTTTACCGCATGCGGAAGAAGGACGAGGGCAGCTACGACCTTGGCGAAAGGAAACCTTCCGGCGCAGCCTATCAGAAGGCGCCAACCAAGGAATTTTACGCATAG